Proteins from one Chitinophaga oryzae genomic window:
- the xerD gene encoding site-specific tyrosine recombinase XerD: MWESFRKLFKGYMKLERSLSDNSIEAYLRDVEKLEQYLQAHGGEKLRPQDITLADLQGCVQWVSKLGMTPASQARTISGIKAFYKFLLLEDMTNEDPTQLLEAPKLQRKLPDVLSFEEIEKIIAQVDLSTPEGHRNKAILETMYSCGLRVSEVINLQITQLHMDVGFIRVVGKGNKERMVPIGRDAMRHIETYRRHVRILLPVKYGEEDTLFLNRRGGPLSRVMIFLVIKELTRLAGIEKNVSPHTFRHSFATHLVEGGADLRAVQQMLGHESISTTEIYTHLDREYLRDTLSRYHPRF, from the coding sequence ATGTGGGAATCATTCCGGAAACTATTTAAAGGATATATGAAGCTGGAGCGGTCACTGTCGGATAATTCCATAGAGGCCTATCTGCGCGACGTAGAGAAACTGGAGCAATACCTCCAGGCGCATGGCGGGGAGAAACTCCGCCCGCAGGACATCACCCTGGCAGACTTACAGGGCTGTGTACAATGGGTGTCCAAACTGGGTATGACCCCTGCCTCCCAGGCGAGGACCATCTCCGGTATCAAGGCCTTTTATAAGTTTTTGCTGCTGGAAGACATGACCAATGAAGATCCCACCCAGTTGCTGGAAGCCCCTAAACTGCAGCGTAAGCTGCCCGACGTACTGAGCTTTGAGGAGATCGAAAAAATTATCGCGCAGGTAGACCTCAGCACCCCCGAAGGGCACCGTAACAAGGCCATCCTGGAAACCATGTACAGCTGCGGCTTGCGTGTCAGCGAAGTCATTAACCTGCAGATCACCCAGCTGCATATGGACGTAGGCTTTATCCGTGTGGTGGGCAAAGGCAACAAGGAAAGGATGGTGCCCATCGGCCGCGATGCAATGCGGCATATCGAGACCTACCGCCGGCATGTTCGTATACTCCTGCCCGTTAAATACGGGGAAGAAGATACGCTGTTCCTCAACCGCCGCGGCGGCCCCCTTAGCCGTGTGATGATCTTCCTGGTCATCAAGGAGCTGACCAGGCTGGCAGGTATTGAGAAGAACGTGTCTCCCCATACGTTCCGCCACTCTTTTGCCACCCACCTGGTGGAAGGCGGTGCTGACCTGCGGGCGGTGCAACAGATGCTGGGGCACGAAAGCATTTCTACCACAGAGATCTATACCCATCTCGACAGGGAGTACCTGCGTGACACCCTTTCCCGCTATCACCCCCGGTTTTAA